Proteins encoded by one window of Zerene cesonia ecotype Mississippi chromosome 8, Zerene_cesonia_1.1, whole genome shotgun sequence:
- the LOC119828776 gene encoding SAGA-associated factor 11 homolog isoform X2 codes for MTTIVSELSMNDLNSKFFEIMKSEGNAEDAANFIYENLYDDVMLGFVFEFHHGLKTGLTDLMEGEKEEDEGYKIVVSKDFDVFGLSLVKKTPDSNCSCPNCERPVSATRFAPHLEKCMGMGRNSSRIASRRIASNSREPTSYAGLLSDDEDDADWSGGSMQSERRKRRIRNNNSRKSNKMHKNNGHHNSDANDGGATYETMSANEKKNLLQQICGVVSEHTKKLCTRSTRCPQHTEEQRRALRNSVLEPSTPESQIGLTADDAGSPPDSSPSSSCSSSSRKRDRHRALPKSKSKRERNMSPSGRD; via the exons ATGACTACTATAGTAAGTGAGCTTAGTATGAACGACCTAAACAGTAAATTCTTCGAAATTATGAAGAGCGAAGGCAACGCAGAAGATGCggccaattttatttatgagaatCTTTACGATGATGTCATGTTGGGATTTGTTTTTGAGTTCCACCACGGTTTGAAGACGGGGCTAACTGATTTGATGGAAGGCGAAAAAGAGGAAGATGAGGGATACAAGATTGTGGTGTCGAAGGATTTCGATGTTTTTGGCTTATCGCTTGTGAAAAAAACCCCTGACTCTAACTGCTCTTGCCCTAACTGCGAGCGGCCGGTATCTGCAACTCGTTTTGCTCCTCACCTAGAGAAATGTATGG GAATGGGACGGAACAGCTCACGCATTGCGTCACGGCGCATAGCATCCAATAGTCGGGAACCCACTTCATATGCAGGACTACTCAGTGATGATGAGGACGACGCTGACTGGTCAGGCGGCTCCATGCAGAGCGAGAGACGCAAACGCAGGATCAGGAACAATAATAGCAggaaatctaataaaatgcaTAA AAATAACGGCCATCACAATTCCGATGCGAACGATGGAGGGGCCACATACGAAACCATGAGCGCCAATGAGAAGAAGAACTTACTGCAGCAGATATGTGGTGTTGTCTCGGAACAtactaaaaaattatgtacaag GTCAACCCGATGTCCCCAACACACAGAAGAGCAACGTCGCGCACTCCGCAACTCAGTTCTGGAACCTTCCACGCCGGAGTCACAAATCGGCCTTACAGCTGATGATGCAGGATCACCCCCCGACTCCAGCCCATCATCGTCATGCTCTTCATCAAGCAGGAAAAGAGATAGACATCGCGCGTTACCCAAGAGCAAGAGTAAGCGAGAGAGGAATATGTCGCCTAGCGGCCGCGACTGA
- the LOC119828776 gene encoding SAGA-associated factor 11 homolog isoform X1: protein MTTIVSELSMNDLNSKFFEIMKSEGNAEDAANFIYENLYDDVMLGFVFEFHHGLKTGLTDLMEGEKEEDEGYKIVVSKDFDVFGLSLVKKTPDSNCSCPNCERPVSATRFAPHLEKCMGMGRNSSRIASRRIASNSREPTSYAGLLSDDEDDADWSGGSMQSERRKRRIRNNNSRKSNKMHNGNRNNGHHNSDANDGGATYETMSANEKKNLLQQICGVVSEHTKKLCTRSTRCPQHTEEQRRALRNSVLEPSTPESQIGLTADDAGSPPDSSPSSSCSSSSRKRDRHRALPKSKSKRERNMSPSGRD from the exons ATGACTACTATAGTAAGTGAGCTTAGTATGAACGACCTAAACAGTAAATTCTTCGAAATTATGAAGAGCGAAGGCAACGCAGAAGATGCggccaattttatttatgagaatCTTTACGATGATGTCATGTTGGGATTTGTTTTTGAGTTCCACCACGGTTTGAAGACGGGGCTAACTGATTTGATGGAAGGCGAAAAAGAGGAAGATGAGGGATACAAGATTGTGGTGTCGAAGGATTTCGATGTTTTTGGCTTATCGCTTGTGAAAAAAACCCCTGACTCTAACTGCTCTTGCCCTAACTGCGAGCGGCCGGTATCTGCAACTCGTTTTGCTCCTCACCTAGAGAAATGTATGG GAATGGGACGGAACAGCTCACGCATTGCGTCACGGCGCATAGCATCCAATAGTCGGGAACCCACTTCATATGCAGGACTACTCAGTGATGATGAGGACGACGCTGACTGGTCAGGCGGCTCCATGCAGAGCGAGAGACGCAAACGCAGGATCAGGAACAATAATAGCAggaaatctaataaaatgcaTAA CGGCAACAGAAATAACGGCCATCACAATTCCGATGCGAACGATGGAGGGGCCACATACGAAACCATGAGCGCCAATGAGAAGAAGAACTTACTGCAGCAGATATGTGGTGTTGTCTCGGAACAtactaaaaaattatgtacaag GTCAACCCGATGTCCCCAACACACAGAAGAGCAACGTCGCGCACTCCGCAACTCAGTTCTGGAACCTTCCACGCCGGAGTCACAAATCGGCCTTACAGCTGATGATGCAGGATCACCCCCCGACTCCAGCCCATCATCGTCATGCTCTTCATCAAGCAGGAAAAGAGATAGACATCGCGCGTTACCCAAGAGCAAGAGTAAGCGAGAGAGGAATATGTCGCCTAGCGGCCGCGACTGA
- the LOC119828557 gene encoding N-acetylneuraminate lyase-like, which produces MVVFKARGLMPPVFTPLNEDLTVNYAVIQPYAEWLATNGIKSVLVGGTTGEHMTLSVAERKKIIDEWVKAGKKTGLHIMVQVGGAPMADVQDLAKYCSRVGVDSLLTLPELYFKPKTVGDLVAYVAEVAKCASNLPVLYYHIPSMSKVEINMPAFVAAATAKIPNFKGIKFTSNDLSEGAQVLRNLKEDQEMFLGADTLLAPAALLGIKSSIGTSFNLFPKLAQSILDAVEKGDLESARRLQEKLSLAIEAHLPEGEWVPIMKAGMHIVSGFDMGPPALPQRPLSAEAKQRIDTRLKGIMG; this is translated from the exons ATG gtTGTTTTCAAGGCACGCGGTCTTATGCCTCCAGTCTTCACTCCTCTCAATGAAGATCTTACAGTCAATTATGCAGTTATCCAGCCTTACGCAGAATGGTTGGCGACCAATGGCATTAAGTCTGTTTTGG ttgGTGGTACCACCGGAGAGCACATGACACTATCTGTGGCTGAAAGAAAGAAGATTATCGACGAATGGGTTAAGGCAGGCAAGAAAACAGGTCTACATATTATGGTCCAGGTGGGAGGGGCTCCTATGGCTGATGTTCAAGATTTG GCTAAGTACTGCTCCAGAGTGGGCGTGGACTCGCTCCTAACTCTGCCTGAATTATACTTCAAGCCCAAAACCGTAGGAGATTTGGTGGCATATGTGGCCGAGGTGGCCAAGTGTGCGTCAAACCTTCCTGTACTGTATTACCATATCCCCAGCATGAGTAAGGTGGAAA TCAATATGCCAGCATTCGTGGCAGCAGCTACAGCCAAGATTCCCAACTTCAAAGGCATCAAATTCACGTCTAATGACCTGAGCGAAGGCGCCCAAGTATTGAGGAACTTAAAGGAAGACCAAGAAATGTTCCTAGGAGCTGATACC TTATTAGCGCCAGCTGCGCTTCTAGGAATAAAGTCCAGTATCGGAACCTCCTTCAATTTGTTCCCAAAATTGGCTCAAAGCATTCTGGATGCAGTTGAAAAGGGAGATTTGGAGTCTGCGCGCCGATTGCAAGAAAAACTAAGCTTGGCTATAGAGGCGCATTTGCCAGAAG gtgAATGGGTTCCAATTATGAAGGCTGGTATGCATATTGTGTCTGGGTTTGACATGGGACCTCCGGCGTTACCGCAGCGACCCCTGTCGGCCGAAGCGAAACAGAGAATAGACACGAGACTCAAGGGAATTATGggctaa
- the LOC119828545 gene encoding N-acetylneuraminate lyase-like, with protein sequence MSSFDLYGLIAPVFTPLDAAGEVDYDVIPKYAKYLSKQKITGILVGGTTGEFASLDIEERNNILDAWVSVAKPYNLKVLAQVGGAPLPDVIKMVKFADKRNVDAIMTLPELYFRPRTADQLVAYLEVVSSAAPSLPLLYYHFPMMTGVNVNVAEFFTIAKSRLPKFMGMKADLEVATHVADQLTDGRVIYVANHLLGPSALMGHDSSIATVNNIFPSLASDIVRLTTKGEVSQAKKLQEKLNSLVDGITCNGDFVPSMKVAMELVTGVKVGPPRMPQKPLNELHKRRVKEHLKRYGY encoded by the exons AGTTCATTCGACCTCTACGGTCTGATAGCGCCGGTGTTTACACCGTTGGATGCGGCTGGGGAGGTAGACTATGACGTCATCCCCAAATACGCCAAGTATCTatcgaaacaaaaaattaccGGAATTTTGG TTGGAGGCACCACAGGTGAATTCGCGTCACTTGACATAGAGGAAAGGAACAATATACTAGATGCCTGGGTGAGCGTGGCGAAGCCCTACAACCTCAAGGTGCTGGCCCAGGTCGGCGGAGCACCCTTGCCTGACGTCATTAAAATG GTGAAATTTGCTGACAAGCGGAACGTTGATGCGATAATGACGCTTCCAGAGCTCTACTTCCGTCCCCGGACCGCTGACCAGCTCGTGGCATATCTGGAAGTGGTCAGCAGTGCTGCACCCAGCCTGCCTCTCCTATACTATCACTTTCCGATGATGACTGGAGTAAATG TTAATGTGGCGGAGTTCTTCACAATAGCAAAAAGCAGATTACCAAAATTCATGGGAATGAAAGCGGATTTGGAAGTGGCAACCCACGTGGCCGACCAGCTAACAGATGGCCGAGTTATATACGTCGCGAATCAT CTGTTAGGGCCATCTGCGCTCATGGGCCACGACTCGAGCATCGCCACAGTCAACAACATATTCCCATCGTTAGCGAGCGACATAGTACGGTTGACAACGAAAGGCGAAGTCAGCCAGGCCAAAAAACTGCAGGAGAAGTTGAACTCACTGGTTGATGGAATTACGTGTAATG GAGACTTCGTGCCATCCATGAAGGTAGCAATGGAACTAGTGACTGGAGTCAAAGTAGGCCCACCGAGGATGCCGCAGAAACCACTAAATGAACTTCACAAGAGACGCGTCAAGGAACATTTGAAACGCTATGGTTATTAA